A segment of the Scomber japonicus isolate fScoJap1 chromosome 5, fScoJap1.pri, whole genome shotgun sequence genome:
TTGCTGCAAGAACTGGTATGATTTTCAGCCCTGTGCACAGTAAGTGAACTGCAGTGTGTGGCTCTGAAGGTTCCTGGTTTGATGGATGTAAGCCAAATCAGGTAAATTTGCAGGAGTGGAACATCTTTCACACTCCAGCTCATGTACATGTGCCCAGCTCAGCTCATAGCTGTCTCTGTCCATCTCCATTTCGCAAGCCTCTTTcacaaatgcaaacagataAAAATACTCTCACATATCAATTGtgctgcacatactgtattcaCACATGTAAACATGCACAGCTGTGCCcaggtctgtctgtctgtctgcagacaCTGTGTAACGGTCTTGTCTGTTTGCCTCGACTGCATGAAATGCATGGCAGCGCATGCTTTCCAAGTGATTGTCTTGCCACAACACCACACATCACTGCATGTAAATTCACATGTATCTAACGAACACATACAACTGACTTACTcacacacaagtgcacacacacacgttactcCTGCTGTGCAAACGCTAACAGGattgcatttttgcacaaacaTTTGACATTCACATTTCTTTCTGCTTCAAAGTTCATATCAGCTTTAATTTTGTTTCTTGTTGTTGAATGTTTTCTGGTATCTCCATTCCCctttgtcttttctgtttccTCCTTCTATTGTTTCTTTTCACGTCTCCCTCCTTTGGACCTCTCCCTGCTTTCTTTGAACCTGCAGTATCATCTTTGGATCGCAGCAGCCCGCTGCCTGAGGGACGTTCCCGCTCGCTGCGCTCCAACCGCTCATTTGGAGGAACCTCAGTCACTGTGGTAAAGATGACGccactctccttcctccctgggCTCCGCATCATTAAATACCTTGGGATCATCAACATGTTCTTCATCAGAGAGACAACATCTTTACGGGAGGTACGTCTTCAAAACACACCACATGCATAAGCCCTTGGATCATCTTATACAAGGTGTGTGCATACCTACgaaatatatgaaatgtctGTACTTTTCCTCTGCAGGAAGGTGGTGTTAGTGGCTTCCTCCATTCATTCATAGCAGAGGTCTTTGCAATGGTTCGAGCCCATGTAGCAGCCCTTGGTGGCAATGCAGTAGTGTCCTACAGCATGAAGGaatgtatgttgatggaaaatCCAAACAAGAACCAGGTAGGCTACACATACACCTAAACATAAAAGCAAAGCAGAATTACTTCAAGCGTACTCACATCTGATAGTTTTTAGTATTTCTGTGGTTTCATTTTCTTGTCTTTGCTTTTGCTCTAGGCTCAGTGTCTCATTAATGTGAGTGGTGATGCCGTCATCTGTGTCAGGGAAACGGACCAGGAGCCCATGCCCTCAGTGGCAAACATTGGACAGAGCTGTAGTAGCGGGACTGATGGGGCTACATGACAGTAAAACCCAGACCCTCACTCTGTCTGCAGGACACGCAATCTGAGGACACAGTCTCTGAGTCTAGCCGTCCAAATATTAGTTATGTCTGCCTTAAAATTTTGTGAATTCTCCCAATGTCTGGACACAGGTAGCAAAGAACAAGtactcacacactcaaacatgcaGTCTGTATTAACATGGAAGTGCAGgatgttttctctgtgtttttatttatattaacagAATTTTTGTAGGAGATACTGACATGGCTCTTTTGTAATTAGATCACCTGAGAGTATTTCAAGACTCATTGGTTAAAACAATAGCCAAAGGACCCCTCTGAATCGAACTGTTGCCTAGGTTTTGCAGCCGTCCATATGGGTTTCACCTAAGGATACAGTATCTTGGCCATCCCTTTGTGTGTGGGCATAAGTGACACTTAAGGCAGCTACGACCAATTTGTCCATCCACAGAAAAGGGGAGTCACTGACCAAACGGCCATGCCAAAAGGGACACCGCAATAAAccatcaaacatgttttaatgcagtTGTATTCTCCCTCAGTGTTCTTGCTCTTGTTTTGAGTAACTTGCAGATTAAAGTCCCATCTGTCCATTTCAATTTGGCCAGATAATCACTGTGCTGGGGAAGGCACGTATTTAAATTTGAACATGCCTTGTGCTCATCCTTAAAATAGAAAATTCACCCTAGAATGGAAGTTTTTAAGCTAGAAACCAAACAGGCCAAATTTGTGATGCCATTTTGTTCATTGGTTAGTAGTGGTTAATAGTTCATCTGTGTCcaatttaaaatgtctaaatttcTTTTGCGTATAAATTTGATTTTGTATTGCTGTTGTTGATAATCATACTATTTACTGTCACACAGTAAATAGGACAGTATTGCTCACAATcataaataatcaaatcatcttaaaagtgtcaaataatgatgTTGCAGAttagtcttgtttttatttccagGAGTGACATGACAAGTTACATGCATCTCTAACAAACAGGCCAAGATTACAGGAATAATATGCACATATTTTTGTAGGGTGAGGATTTTTGTTTTCTAACAGCCATTACTGTGCAGTCAAATGACCGTACTTTATAAATgtgtaagattttttttattgttttacattaaaGTGGTGAAATGAAACGGCATAATTTATATGCCTGATATTCACTAACATCTAGAGTGAGTGGGTAAAGTGGGTTGAATGAGTGTAAATGGAACAGACATAatctttgttttaaatatatagattatatatatatatacagtacatatacagtatatatgtgacgtgtatatatgtatgttgcCCTTTGGAGGGCTAACAGCAAGGGTATTTTCATAGAAGTCTCTGAAATTGTTTTGACTGAATTAAACCTTCAGTTGGGTGTATTGATGCAACTGTTGCTTCACTTGCAGCTTTAAGTTCAGTTTCTCTTGATGCTTCCTGCTGTCAGTGTCACATTTCACATCTCTGTCAAGCTTCATCTCTATTGTTTTGAAATTCGTAATCCCGCTACTGATCTGACATTGATGTCCAatgctggaaaaaaagaaagaacatctCTGATGTAGGTTCCACTTAAAAAATAAAGGTTGTAAATGTtctctaaaaacatatttttgtaacataaaatgtatgaaaccTACTGCTTGTTTCGCCTGTGCAATGAACTCCTGATGTTTTGACTCGGTGTCAGAGAATTATTGGTACTCTATTTGTGGGATGAGCGGTTTGTGATCAGTTTCTGATATTTGTGTCGAAAACTTGAATGTACATACTTTGAGGCATTTGCTTTCTGACTCGCAGCATGCAGACCCACTTTTATTGCCATGAATCTGTATGCTCGCCTGGTAAATCTTGCACAATAAACTCAGTCAAACAAGAGGCTTCTGTTGGTCATTGTCTGAATTCAAACTGAACATCCACGCATATTAATAAGGAAGAATAGAAATGTAAACTGTATAAGATAGCTACTCAACGCTTGTGAGAAGGGTCGGGACGAATTCATTAGCATCTACAattaataaagtataaaatgtgaGAAGTTTAGGGAACTCTCCAAGgatacattttctgttaaaaaataaagtatttatggGCATAACAAAAAAGCTAGAAGCTGACGCGCATTTCTTTGTCAAATATTGAGTGATTGGTTGTCAAAATAGTTTCTCTTAATCGATAAATCAACCACTGCATGAAAACTCACATTTAGAAGGTGTCAGCGTTGTGATAATGTTTTGTAGTTCAGGCTTTTACAGATTAATATAAGGAGCGGAATTTACAGTGAAAGTgtgaccaaaaaataaaaaaaatatcctcCAGGAGCGACGAAGGctacaaaaaacaacactgcaTCCAATTGTATCCCATGTACCGTGAATGCAGCATAACCTTCAGGCGAGCTGCAGCGACATCTTGAGGCCTTTCGGTTGAACAATACCTTTCATCGCTAcgtgtcgtcctcctcctctgtatTCCCGCTGCACGTCCACAGGAACAGGCAGCAGCAAGTTAGCGGTGAAAGGCAGCGCCCCTCCTGCCCTAGCAGCTCGGACAGACATGGGGGAAATTATTCTTCCAAGGCGCATGTTCCTCTGGTGCATGGCGGTCATCTATTTGACTGCTTTTGTCTCCCTCTATGTGCAGATACCAGGTGAGACTTTACTTATTAGTctatgtgcatatgtgtgtgtatgttagcctgttagctgaaAACTTTATCTTCCTGGGTTTCTCCGCTTTTCACGGTGTCCTGACCCAGAAGCGCCTGGAAGTTTCTGAtggcagcagacacagagcttTCCCCTTGCATGCACACCCCGCAAACCAGCTAACTTTACTAGCTACAATATACAGTCTGTTAGCTACCTGCTGCGGAGAGATAACGAGCCTGTGGAGAAGATGCTCACCAGAGTAATGTTTTTGTACTACAGCACCCACAAACCCCTCTGTTTCCATAGAGGAGCAGGCTTTATTTTCCCACCAGGAATCTAGAAGTCATGGCCCATGACATGAGTCAAAGGAAATGCATATTTCTTTGGTGTCAGGAGGATCATTTCACAGTGCAACAACATATACACTGCATCCTCAGTTCATTTATAGTCTCGctagaaatatttttaaaccgATTATTAAATGTGGAATGAATTTGATTTTCAGagtgtaatataatataaaacaaatacagaaacaaGATCATACCAAACCAAATGTGGTTTTCATATGTGGGTCAATTAGATGTTTCGTGTCCATGTGGTGTAGTCAAATtgaaaatggttgaaatgtgaaaataaacgtatgaataacttgcacatcctcttttttgtggacccagcataacatttctgcttttaatccattttgagagaaaatattagGATCATGGCAAAAAAGTTGTGTAACCATagaaactttgtaccaaattaTTAAATTTGctaaattgtcaataaaacaccatatcatcTAGTTTGGCAGAACTAGTGTATTTAAGTTTTCACTTAAATACACTAGCCTActtggataaaatatttaatatttatcagtagtttacaccatttgacatttttcagcagcattcagtcttacttgtaaaatgtttgtcatttcaaatgacataaaaccaacaaaaatgcaaaatgtacattttaacctGATGCTActtttaagacaatttttaaagatatttctgAATTACTCATCTTACCCACCCTTATTTGTCATTGACCCATGTCCACTATTGTTCTTTGTATGAGCCTGCTTAAATATAGGCATTGAGGATAGAtagaaaagaaatgtaatgaatgTGGATGCTTCTATACAGGGTGTAAGAGGTAACTGGATTGTTTTATGATGAAAATTATGTGAATCCCATATaggactgcaactaacaattattctCATTATAGGTTAATCTTgattattttcaaaaaaatttgattcattgtttagtctataaaatgtcagaaaatggtgaataATGTCACTGAATGTTTCCCAAAGCACAAGATTTAACctgaaatgtcttgttttgagagtactaaagaaaccagaaaataatcacatttgagaagtttctgtttaaaaaaaaaagattgattatcaaattaaatgtcatttattgGCTGGCAACCAATTGATTAATTggctaatcgttgcagctctaatcaCTTACTACAGTATGGCCTGTGGCAGATTTTGGTGATTTATTAGACAGCTCTCTCCACCGCCATCATCAAAACATTTAATGAGGATGTATGCTTACTGTATATCTTGTAGAGCTGCAGCCTTTAAAggattagttgccaactatttGAATCATCTTTTTGAGTAATTcttttaagaaaaacattttcaaaatctgTGATTCCtgatagtaaactgaacatctttCAGGTTGTgaacaaaacatgacatttgaagacatcaccttgggctttgggaaacgtTGATCAatattttatggaccaaacaactaatagattaattgagaaaataatcaacaatgTTGTtgcttcctgtgtttgtgtctgtttacaGGTCTCTATGGTAATGATGGGCTGCTGCCTGCACGACGGCAGCTGCGATACAGTGGTAAGCCTCTGCTGGAACAGCTACAGTCCTCTCCCACCCTGCTGTGGTTAGGACCTCAGCTTGGCCTGGACACGCACACCGCCATAGAGCTGCTGTGCCTCTTAGGGGCAGCGTTGAGCCTGGCTGCCACGCTGGTGGAGGCTCTGCGAGATAGCGTGGTGTTTCTTTGCCTCTGGGCCTTGTACCTGTCAATGTACCAGGTGAGGGTACAGTAATGTCTACAGCATTTCTCTCTCACAAGTTCCTGTAAGTGATCTCATGATGTTTCTTTGCCTTTGGTTTTTCTGTGGCAGGTGGGCCAGGTCTTTCTCTACTTCCAGTGGTGAGTGACTTGTAGATCTTTGTATTTAGATGTTTGTAATTAACATACCAGTGCTGTAAATAGCAGCAACTCAAGAAGTCTATGACAGTGTGATGATACGATGTTTGTATCATCATAGCAATgtttgtctctgctgctgtgcaACAACATCAATCTAAACAACTAGAATGAAGACACTCAGACCTCagtcctctctttctttctttttctttctctctcttgtttcttGTTACACTTCCAACTTTAATAACATTCAGGGACAACCTGCTTCTGGAGACGGGGTTTCTCTGTGTCCTTGTGGCTCCGCTGACATTAATCAGGGGGTCCCGGAGGTTCAGAGAACATGATGGTGTGACCTTCTGGCTGATCCGCTGGCTGCTCTTCAGGCTCATGTTTGCATCTGGAGTGGTGAAACTCACATCACGTTGTCCAACATGGTGGGGTCTTACAGGTATGTGTCTCTATGTCTTTACACTACAGGATGTACTGACAGAAGAGATTAAATCACTTTATAAGGAGAAAATCAAAATGCTTTCATGACCTGCAGATGTAAATGCTCAAACAATTTTGTACATCTCCTTGTGTCGGTGAACTGTCACAATCTTATTTAAGTCTTTTTTACACTTTTGAATAGCTCTGACATATCACTACGAGACTCAGTGTATACCTACTCCGCTGGCCTGGTTTGCCCACCAGTTGCCAGTTTGGTGGCAGAAGCTGAGTGTGATGGGAACCTTCGTCATAGAGATCGTTGTACCACTGTTTTTCTTCAGCCCTCTGCGCAGGCTGCGACTCGGAGCTTTTTACTTGCAGGTTGGTATAAATTAACATGCCTGTTTtcaaagtttgttttctttctgtgcttTGCAGCCTTAACTCCAGGGTTGTCTAATAAATGTCTCTGAAATCTACAATTAACAAGGATGTTAAGTGCTGTGCTTATTAAAAAAGCTAATTTCTTTTATCAAATAGGACCCATTTCTTTATGTTTAACAGGTGAAATTATGGGttgattttatgtttctttGTAAAGGTGCTGCTCCAAGTGCTCATCATTTTGACAGGCAACTACAACTTCTTCAACCTGCTGACATTAACCCTCAGTCTGTCTCTGCTCGACGACCAACATGTACACTTCTGGCTGCGCAAGACAGACAAGACCACCAACCACAGTAGGATAAGCATAGACACTTTATACATATGCATAGTTTCCAAGCTAATTTCAAAAATGTGCACAAATAGGGGGAAATCAATCTCACAATTCACTGGTTGTTTGAGATTTGTTTAAATAGTAAAGTATACATGTAATATTCcaaatactgtaatactgtaaaaacCTGTCTATTCAGTTTGCACAGCTGTAGAACCAGTGACCATTCAGACATTGTtctcataaaaaaaaagttcccaGAAAATTATATGGATTGTCtttaattaataacaataataataattattaatttaattcatatttaagtCATTGTGCTTCTCATTATTCATTAGCATACATCAGCATATTTAACACTCACTAAATGACTTTAAACCCTGCTTACAGATACTACTGGGACAAAGCTTGAATATGAGCCTGCATTGTTTGTCCATTCAGAGTatcttccctctgtctttgTTCTGATCAGACTCCAAGCTGTGGTCGTGGCTGTGTTACCTGCTGGAGCTGGCAGTCTGGTCTCTCCTGATCTTTGGCTCAGTCATATGTTTTGATCTTCAGCTGGACACCACAAAGAACGCAGTCTCCTCCAGGACAGgtttgtgtgtattcatgtgcaGTTATATAAACAATTGAGTTTGTCTTTTGGAGTTTTTCATGAACACTTTCATCCTTTCAGCATTCACATACCACCACTTTAACAATTTTCTGAAGACTGTCACCATCCCCTCTGTCTGGATTGGGGTCCTGTCTCTCACGTGGGAGATGGTCAAAGCCATGTTCAGGTAGGTTTCCTTCTGTGTGTTGGCGGGTGATTGATTATGTGGTCTGTTGCAGTAGAagtacaacattaaaatgtgtaatgtgtctTTTCTAGGTGTGCATGCGTCTCTGGCTTCCTGAAGAGATTTTGGGGAACCCTCCAGTGGACTGTGTttgctgctgccactgctgccaTGTTCACTATCAGTCTGGTGTGTGATGATGGAGATACAGTAATGgtttaattttctcatttccACTCTGACTCTAAATCATGATTATGGTGTTATTCTTTTCCAGGTGCCGTATACCTATATTGAGTTTGACTCTAATGCTAGGTTGTGGCCAGGAGTGCGTCAGGTACACGAGCTGGTCGATCGCTACCAGCTGGTCAACTCATACGGTCTGTTCAGAAGGATGACCGGCGTTGCTGGGCGGCCAGAAGTTGTCATTGAGGGGAGTAACGACGGAGTCCAATGGACGGTGAGAGGAAAAATTCATCATTGATGACGGGTTCAAGCTGACTGCTCTTCTACACTGTAGTGTCTGTTGTGTAGTGTCATTGTAGTGCCTACCAGTTTATCAGTTCATATCATGTCCTTTTTCCTTTTAGGAGATTGAGTTTATGTATAAGCCAGGCAATCTGAGTGGACCTCCTCCTATGGTGACACCTCATCAGCCCAGGTTGGACTGGCAAATGTGGTTTGCTGCCCTCGGGCACCATACGCAGGCTCCATGGTTCACCAGCCTGATGTACAGACTGCTGCAGGGCAAGAAAGATGGTACgcagtgctgcagctgattttCTTGCTGTGACTACTAACACTACTTTATCTACTTTCAGGGCAATTCAGCTCTGAATCCAAAGGGGCAGAAAACGATGACGCACTTCTCTGGGGGTTATAGTTTCCAACCATGCTGCATATATGGCTACAACCAAATGAGTAGCATGATCATAGCAAATGTTTTGTCATATTGATCAGTAATTAGGTGATCAGAAATGAATTGTTAAGGTATCTGCAGGTCTCAAAGTAATTACATTTAGTTTCACAAAAACACTAGCATGCATTAAAACTTTTAGTTTATTTCAACGTGATGCATTTCCCAGGTTTTTATAAACCAGAATTattctttaatttcattttaaaatgtatttttgtatttttgtttgcaGGCTGAAGGGAGATGTTCTACATCTATTAACTAAAAGTGATACTGGCCTGACTGTGCAAGCTGTTTTAATACTTCTTTGTGGAATTTCAGTCAGACCTATTTCATACCCTCACTTTTGGCAATTGGGTGCCCAGGGTGGTACTGTCAAAAAAGAGACTGGCAGACATTGTTGCATACAATAGCATGATGTTTTTACTTGGAGTGatacaaatataataaagcCAGCTACAGTGCTAAAGTGCAGACAGCCAGATATTCATTAACAGTATATCAGACAGGGTGTCAGAG
Coding sequences within it:
- the lmf2a gene encoding lipase maturation factor 2a, with amino-acid sequence MGEIILPRRMFLWCMAVIYLTAFVSLYVQIPGLYGNDGLLPARRQLRYSGKPLLEQLQSSPTLLWLGPQLGLDTHTAIELLCLLGAALSLAATLVEALRDSVVFLCLWALYLSMYQVGQVFLYFQWDNLLLETGFLCVLVAPLTLIRGSRRFREHDGVTFWLIRWLLFRLMFASGVVKLTSRCPTWWGLTALTYHYETQCIPTPLAWFAHQLPVWWQKLSVMGTFVIEIVVPLFFFSPLRRLRLGAFYLQVLLQVLIILTGNYNFFNLLTLTLSLSLLDDQHVHFWLRKTDKTTNHNSKLWSWLCYLLELAVWSLLIFGSVICFDLQLDTTKNAVSSRTAFTYHHFNNFLKTVTIPSVWIGVLSLTWEMVKAMFRCACVSGFLKRFWGTLQWTVFAAATAAMFTISLVPYTYIEFDSNARLWPGVRQVHELVDRYQLVNSYGLFRRMTGVAGRPEVVIEGSNDGVQWTEIEFMYKPGNLSGPPPMVTPHQPRLDWQMWFAALGHHTQAPWFTSLMYRLLQGKKDVIELIQTDVTQYPFHKEPPAYLRAHRYRYWFTEPKADGSYPERWWRRVYDEEFYPTVHLGNSFLESMLNQHGLKDKSPPRMPKTRVARAMRWVRSQVRGVPSEVLIWTLIACSATLCLLKGLRNRHKYTEPKANASETANNHTEATHDSTSDHLGKSDEQQEEEGVNEEDSEDEVEEGDTGEKGKVTDDEENEEEEGDDEEEEEREKDDNLRKRKF